The region AATATTTTGTTTGACTTTGGCAATAAAGAATCCGTCCATTGCTCGTTGGTGAGGCCAGATTTTCATCCATCCTGATGACTCTTGCCAGGTGGTGTGAGCCGCTGCAATGTCGGGTGGCTCAATGCTCCAGCCGGGATGGTTGTTGAGGAAGGCCTCAATGACGCATTCATTCTCGTCAGGGTGTAGGGTGCAGGTGGCGTAGACGATTGTGCCGCCAGGTTTTACCTGTTGAGCACTGGCCGCCAGTAGTTCGCTCTGTAATTGATTGAGTTGCTTCACTGTTTGGGGTGTTTGCTGCCAGCGGGCGTCTGCGTGTCGATGCAAGGTGCCGAGGCCAGAGCAGGGGGCATCAATTAATAGGGAGTCTGCCGGTGGGATCTGTTCAGGAAGGCTGCGACTGTCTCCGGTCCACTGCTGGACGTTATGGATGTCGAGGCGGGTCAGGTTCTGCTGCAGTTTGCGGAGACGAGAAGAGGTGCGATCGCAAGCCCAAATGTCTCCTTGTCCCTGCATCAGCTCAGCCATGTGGGTGGTTTTTCCGCCCGGAGCAGCACAGATATCGACCACCACCGAATTGGGCTGCGGATCTAGAACATGGCTCACAAGCTGAGCGCTGGCATCCTGTACGGTCCACCAACCCTCTTTAAACCCTGGGATCTGGGGAATGGGTCCGGCGTTGTCTTGAATACGGAGCGCTTGGGGAAGGTGAGCGATCTGCTCCACTTCAATCCCCACCGCTTCAAGCTGCTCCTGGACCGCTGCGCGCGTCGTTTTTAGCGTATTAACCCGAATGTCGAGAGCTGGGGGCTGATTGAGATAAATGCACAGCAGCTCCGTTTCCGCCGCACCAAGCTGAGAGAGCCACACCTCAATAATCCAGTCAGGATAGCTGTGCTGTACTCCGAGGTGCTGCACGGGATCGGTCGGTAAAGTGAGTGGATCGTCCGTTTGTCTGGCGTACCGACGTAGCAGACCGTTGACGAAGCCCGAGAGTCCTGACAGTCGATTTTGCTTAGCGAGTTCTACTGTTGTGTTGACCGCCGCCGAGACTGGGATTTGTTCTAGGTATCGAAGCTGGTAGAGTCCCAGATGCAGCAGGGTGCGTAAATCAGGGGGCTGTTGGTGGGCAGGCTTTTTTGCAAACTGATCGATCAGAGCATCTAAGGTTCGCTGGCGACGGGTGCAGCCATACAGAAGCTCAGTGGCGAGCCGCCGCTCAACATCAGAGGTGGGATGCTGGAGTACTCTGTTGAGGGCAACATCGGCGTAGGTCCCCTCATGAACGGCTTTCAAAGCCCAAAAGGCAAGTTGTCGAGAAGAATGCTGACTCAAAATTTAAAGACCCGTACAGTTGCGTAGGGGCTTGATCATAGCTTTATTGCCGAAGGAGTCAAACTATCATGGCTGTCTAAAGGCGGTGTACTGTCCTCCGGGACTCTGGACAATGGTCTGTGTGTTGCGAACATATTCTGGTAGGTGTTCCCTGCGGTACCTGATGCTGCCAGACTATGACTGTTTTAGAAAGAACCATAGTGACTGTGCCAGAGTCGTGAGCCTGCTGCCGTGCTTTGATTTGAGCGTAAGTCTGATCTAGGTTTAGTTCCAGTTGCCGACAACGGTGTACCCAGACCAGAAGTAGGGATGGGTGAAGTTGCGATCGCCCCGTTGAGCCAGCGCTGGCGGCAAGGCCATCTGTACCTGATCTGAGAGCTGCAGCATTTCATTCGTGATCTGTACTTTCCCCTGCAGCATGGCAAGCTGCGCCTGCCGCATTGCCTCTGTTCTTGTCGGGGCACTGCGGAGATGTTCATAGAATTTTGACATCACGCCCAAGGTCCCTTCATCGCTGATCATCCACAGACTGGCTACGGTGGATTTGACGCCAGCATTGAGGGCCGAACCTGCGAACCCTAGTTCAGCTTCTTCGCTACCAACGGCAGTTTGGCAAGCGCTGAGCACTAGCAGATCCACCGATGGATTGGACTGCCAGCGAAGCGATTGCGATAGGCCCCGCAGTTGGTTCAGATTGAGCTTGCCGTTCCAGAACTGAATGAAGGAATTTTGCGGTGCGCCCGACTTGAACTGGGCGTGGGTTGCGAGGTGAATGATGCCGTACCGATTTTGTTGATGGAACGTCTGTAGATTCGAGAGCGTAGAGTCTTGATTAAGGGTGGCATGACTTTTGCCTTGCCAAAAGTGGTTCGCAAGCGCAGCCAGCTCCACCGGAACGGCCGGTAAAGGGGATAGACCCTGAGTGCTTTCAGAAACGCCCATTGCTAAAACGGTCTGCTTCCGTAGATCGCCGTAGCTCGATTCTGTGAGCTGAAAGCTAGGGATTAAAGCTACCTGATGCTTTTCAATTAGAAACTGTTGGCCGTCGTGGAGAGCGGCAATGGGAAGCGATCGCAACTTGTCATCCATAGAAAACAAGAGCGTCTCAATTCCGTGGGCTTGGAGCTGTGGCACAAGGGGCTGCACAATCCACTGGTACAGCTTCTGTGATGATTTGAGATAGCTGGCGGTGTTGACCTTACTGGGATCGCTAACCTCGCGCCGGAACTTCTTGGCTTCCTTGAGCAAATCCCTTCGATCCACTTTACCGAGTACCTCTCGCACCACGGTTGGCGACGCTTGAGCTAGCTGTCCAGGGTGGCTAGAGGCAATCTGGAACGGCTGCTGGGCCACCGGACTATCGCTAGGGGGAATGAACAAAAGCTGTAGCTCATCTTCTAATGCCACCACATACAGCAGCCCTGAGCGTTGCCCTGTGAGCCGAGAGAGCTGACCGAGACGCTGAGAAATCTGTGCGGCATCGACTGGAGTCCCTGGGGCTGGCATTTCTAAATACTGGCTGAACTTCTGTGCCTGCCAAGCTTCAACTAGCTGCACAGCCTCTGCCGGTCTGACGTCCTTAAGCTGGTCTTCCAAAATATCCCGAGGTGACTGGGGCCTGGGGGCCGTCGGGCGGTTGCGAAAGATTTGGAATAGATCTGGTAGGCCAATGCCGCCGCGATTGGGGCGATCGTTCTGATTGTCTGGAAAGGTTCTCTCGTTCTGGCTAATCAAGTCACGGGTTTGCTTTCCCGCCGCAGGGTTAATGCGCTGGGCTTGGGCCGCTGCAGGGAGCAGCATGAGTCCTAGGCAAAGACCGACGGATCGAGCGTAACGCTTCATGGAAAACCTCGCCACAGAAAAGAA is a window of Acaryochloris thomasi RCC1774 DNA encoding:
- a CDS encoding 16S rRNA (cytosine(967)-C(5))-methyltransferase; translation: MSQHSSRQLAFWALKAVHEGTYADVALNRVLQHPTSDVERRLATELLYGCTRRQRTLDALIDQFAKKPAHQQPPDLRTLLHLGLYQLRYLEQIPVSAAVNTTVELAKQNRLSGLSGFVNGLLRRYARQTDDPLTLPTDPVQHLGVQHSYPDWIIEVWLSQLGAAETELLCIYLNQPPALDIRVNTLKTTRAAVQEQLEAVGIEVEQIAHLPQALRIQDNAGPIPQIPGFKEGWWTVQDASAQLVSHVLDPQPNSVVVDICAAPGGKTTHMAELMQGQGDIWACDRTSSRLRKLQQNLTRLDIHNVQQWTGDSRSLPEQIPPADSLLIDAPCSGLGTLHRHADARWQQTPQTVKQLNQLQSELLAASAQQVKPGGTIVYATCTLHPDENECVIEAFLNNHPGWSIEPPDIAAAHTTWQESSGWMKIWPHQRAMDGFFIAKVKQNIA
- a CDS encoding CHAT domain-containing protein; the encoded protein is MKRYARSVGLCLGLMLLPAAAQAQRINPAAGKQTRDLISQNERTFPDNQNDRPNRGGIGLPDLFQIFRNRPTAPRPQSPRDILEDQLKDVRPAEAVQLVEAWQAQKFSQYLEMPAPGTPVDAAQISQRLGQLSRLTGQRSGLLYVVALEDELQLLFIPPSDSPVAQQPFQIASSHPGQLAQASPTVVREVLGKVDRRDLLKEAKKFRREVSDPSKVNTASYLKSSQKLYQWIVQPLVPQLQAHGIETLLFSMDDKLRSLPIAALHDGQQFLIEKHQVALIPSFQLTESSYGDLRKQTVLAMGVSESTQGLSPLPAVPVELAALANHFWQGKSHATLNQDSTLSNLQTFHQQNRYGIIHLATHAQFKSGAPQNSFIQFWNGKLNLNQLRGLSQSLRWQSNPSVDLLVLSACQTAVGSEEAELGFAGSALNAGVKSTVASLWMISDEGTLGVMSKFYEHLRSAPTRTEAMRQAQLAMLQGKVQITNEMLQLSDQVQMALPPALAQRGDRNFTHPYFWSGYTVVGNWN